The following proteins come from a genomic window of Macrobrachium nipponense isolate FS-2020 chromosome 18, ASM1510439v2, whole genome shotgun sequence:
- the LOC135197224 gene encoding gamma-butyrobetaine dioxygenase-like, with protein sequence MFASKLARSTWRVSAAAFQTSAAPTAAGDVTISRCQNHVPVASRSVSSSARLQKPSKNIVKTATVNGLRDVTEGVAHMKTIEVGFGDKTRSLYPHVWLRENCQCHECFSQGAVARVFLVDELDLNIQPKKIQLENGGLLVTWPDGHTSAFSGQWLYDRSFSDEARAKHRSRANLKKVFWGSDFKIPTMDFDLALTDDRALLEWLVVLEKYGIILVENAPQKKGPVLDLIKRLGFARPTHYGLDYELNLEHHTNNLAYTSSKLGLHTDLPYVDYPPGTTWLHCIRQHEGKGGDNDLSDGVHAAQLLKERDRYLFDVLTRTPIYFQDSGFENYDFDKITRAPSIQLDEEGNISRLNISSQSRDSLMDLDTEGVLLFYKALKALNNILYEISIRVKTKPGDILVLDNFRVLHGRTPYDASSSSGGRSLHNAYIDWSELRSKRRVLQKKFGVELE encoded by the exons ATGTTCGCTTCTAAATTAGCTCGCTCCACCTGGCGGGTTTCCGCTGCTGCCTTCCAGACCTCTGCAGCCCCTACTGCGGCCGGAGAT GTAaccatcagtaggtgccagaatCACGTCCCAGTAGCATCCAGATCGGTCAGTTCATCAGCACGGCTGCAGAAGCCTAGCAAGAACATCGTGAAGACAGCGACTGTTAATG GTCTTAGAGATGTCACGGAAGGCGTCGCACACATGAAGACCATCGAGGTGGGATTCGGGGACAAAACGAGGTCCCTTTACCCACACGTCTGGCTCAGGGAGAACTGCCAGTGCCACGAGTGCTTCAGTCAAGGCGCCGTCGCTCGAGTGTTCCTGGTCGACGAATTAGATCTGAACATTCAGCCTAAGAAGATACAG TTGGAGAACGGTGGTTTACTGGTGACTTGGCCCGACGGTCACACCAGCGCATTTTCAGGCCAGTGGCTATACGACCGCTCGTTCAGTGATGAGGCCAGGGCTAAACACCGTTCCAGAGCCAACCTTAAGAAG GTTTTCTGGGGCTCGGACTTCAAGATTCCCACGATGGACTTCGATCTGGCCTTGACAGACGACAGGGCTCTTTTAGAATGGCTGGTCGTCCTGGAAAAGTACGGCATTATCCTAGTGGAAAATGCGCCGCAGAAAAAAGGACCTGTTCTTGATCTCATCAAAAGGCTTGGTTTCGCAAGGCCCACGCACTATGG GCTTGATTACGAGCTGAACCTTGAACATCATACCAACAACCTCGCTTACACGTCATCTAAGCTCGGACTACATACGGACTTGCCTTACGTTGATTATCCTCCGGGG ACAACTTGGCTGCACTGCATCAGACAACACGAAGGCAAGGGCGGGGACAACGACCTATCCGATGGAGTTCACGCCGCCCAGCTCCTGAAGGAGAGGGACCGGTACCTGTTTGACGTACTGACAAGAACTCCCATCTACTTCCAGGATTCGGGCTTTGAGAATTACGACTTCGACAAGATCACCAGAGCTCCCTCAATACA GCTTGACGAAGAAGGCAACATCTCCCGCCTGAACATATCATCGCAATCGCGAGATTCCTTGATGGATTTGGACACGGAGGGCGTCCTCCTCTTCTACAAAGCCTTGAAGGCTCTCAACAACATCCTCTACGAGATCAGCATCAGAGTGAAAACGAAACCAG GGGACATTTTGGTACTGGACAATTTCCGCGTCCTCCACGGGCGAACGCCTTACGATGCCTCTAGCTCTTCGGGCGGCCGCAGCCTCCACAATGCCTACATTGACTGGAGTGAACTCCGGTCGAAGAGGCGCGTCCTGCAGAAGAAGTTTGGAGTGGAGTTGGAATGA